The proteins below are encoded in one region of Gloeocapsa sp. DLM2.Bin57:
- the accD gene encoding acetyl-CoA carboxylase, carboxyltransferase subunit beta, translating to MSLFDWFDNLRKSEPKIQKQQEREIADGLWTKCPSCGVLTYTKDLQANQFVCAECGHHLLINSNQRIAQLIDPQTWQPLNEHLHAGDPLEFRDRKAYSDRLKETQLKTGLKDAVQTGTGLLGGFPVALGVMDFRFMGGSMGSVVGEKLCRLIEHATANCLPVIIICASGGARMQEGMLSLMQMAKISGALSLHREAGLLYIPVLTHPTTGGVTASFAMLGDLILAEPKATIGFAGKRVIEQTLREKLPEGFQTSEYLLEHGFIDAIIPRTELKETLAQLVGLHQPFCSPLLINEHEDLVVPEEQNHLVPRL from the coding sequence ATGTCTTTGTTCGATTGGTTTGATAATTTACGAAAATCAGAGCCGAAAATTCAAAAACAGCAAGAACGAGAAATTGCTGACGGTTTGTGGACAAAATGTCCCTCTTGTGGTGTACTAACCTATACCAAAGATTTACAAGCTAATCAGTTTGTCTGTGCTGAATGTGGACACCATCTCCTGATTAATAGTAATCAAAGGATCGCTCAGTTAATCGATCCCCAAACTTGGCAACCTCTTAATGAGCATCTCCACGCAGGCGATCCTCTGGAATTTCGCGATCGCAAAGCCTATAGCGATCGACTCAAAGAAACACAGCTAAAAACGGGTCTCAAAGACGCGGTACAAACAGGAACAGGTTTATTAGGTGGATTTCCCGTAGCTTTAGGAGTGATGGACTTTCGCTTTATGGGGGGGAGTATGGGTTCAGTGGTAGGAGAAAAACTCTGTAGATTGATTGAACACGCAACTGCAAATTGTCTCCCTGTAATTATTATCTGTGCTTCAGGTGGAGCAAGAATGCAAGAGGGGATGTTAAGTTTAATGCAAATGGCGAAAATCTCAGGGGCTTTATCACTACACCGCGAAGCAGGATTGTTGTACATTCCCGTACTGACTCACCCTACCACAGGTGGAGTAACCGCGAGTTTTGCGATGTTAGGTGATTTAATACTAGCTGAGCCAAAAGCAACCATTGGATTCGCAGGAAAACGCGTCATAGAACAAACTTTACGGGAAAAACTCCCCGAAGGGTTTCAAACCTCAGAATATCTCTTGGAACATGGTTTTATTGACGCCATCATCCCTCGTACAGAGTTAAAAGAAACTTTAGCTCAATTAGTGGGTCTTCATCAACCTTTCTGCTCTCCTTTACTAATCAATGAACATGAGGATCTAGTAGTTCCAGAAGAGCAAAATCACTTAGTACCGCGATTATAA